In the genome of Halapricum salinum, one region contains:
- a CDS encoding PD-(D/E)XK nuclease family protein gives MTVPIQRAKPVDALYEEISDYELVLVPDAPLASALNRHLDRPHLGDFATTPRRAAAGRREQVEERTVFLELLHETDLTWKQAAYLGEEIIHAWEYTGRPDGILDYDRFDTPAVRNAVEHVAGLETTSRRLTDYTVDESTELAVVGYPQFTALERSILPDSFDRIDRFADGTFDHPPFRVFDSATDIVAALRDTITAETADQVAVVLDASSEFSTLVESAFDSADIPFYGGPGFLDNPDHRAFLRLLRAAYRGRDVRVSVIRPILDHLGLDVDPDHDQKRLHTLDDPALTPIRDWCTAVAHGEHTFNSALTEYEALLDTEFEAFRAELETLDLAEQTITEDRVNDLEFYLQSYEVPITRENEGVLLADANAATHVDRPLVFYLGLDDDWTRTPLRRPWVDADIEFDRHLRKFQLLLQNGAQQEYLVRDTVGGDLVTPCFYFAELFEESFSRFDDADSERYTVARDTATESFTDDAVSVEPDTLSALSQSSLSTYVNSPRDYFFDQLVDSPDRDYFRRGNLFHDFAEFYVHHPDILSSSSTEEILDVMLEEMSPFIRDVDEDVYRTRFRGGLENLIAFLDEHAPDAGTLSLDATPSGNNTFSAYFDRPIGSDVTERWFKNEDIGIKGLIDLVQSSTRLVDYKSGSKKSASKIVTNSSLSEISDTPNFQALLYLTHQRSVTPDEQLEFVFVHFLENIDDVVRGTADPDETLTKVTYYPTTYEEFVQREAMFEQLREDGSNKCQKTLSQVEYADYRAVFEAEPIPKTRDNDELIESDFGDTFIERMQAVVGEYKYVKTGCKQAMRDLVGVRKENYFADDLDAFEAFIDDRLTELNERRAGAERFPIADLVDEPNYRRVNHRDLLLEDTQ, from the coding sequence GTGACCGTGCCAATTCAGCGAGCAAAACCGGTTGACGCTCTGTACGAGGAAATCAGCGACTACGAGTTAGTTCTCGTGCCAGATGCGCCGCTCGCGAGCGCGCTCAACCGTCATCTCGATCGTCCACATCTCGGTGATTTCGCGACAACGCCGCGGCGGGCCGCCGCCGGGCGCCGCGAGCAGGTCGAAGAACGAACGGTCTTTCTCGAACTGCTGCACGAAACTGACCTGACGTGGAAGCAAGCGGCGTACCTCGGCGAGGAAATCATTCACGCTTGGGAATACACCGGCCGGCCGGACGGGATTCTCGACTATGATCGGTTCGACACCCCTGCTGTCAGGAACGCTGTCGAACACGTCGCAGGACTGGAGACGACATCACGCCGGCTCACTGACTACACCGTTGATGAATCAACGGAGCTAGCCGTTGTCGGGTATCCGCAGTTCACTGCGCTTGAGCGCTCGATCCTTCCGGACTCGTTCGACCGTATTGACCGCTTTGCCGACGGGACGTTTGACCACCCGCCGTTCAGGGTGTTCGACTCGGCGACAGACATTGTCGCGGCGCTCCGAGACACGATTACAGCGGAGACGGCCGACCAGGTAGCGGTTGTTCTCGATGCCAGCAGCGAATTCTCGACGCTCGTCGAGTCAGCGTTTGACAGCGCCGACATCCCGTTTTACGGCGGCCCCGGATTCTTAGACAATCCCGATCACCGCGCCTTCTTGCGACTCCTCCGAGCCGCGTACCGGGGACGGGATGTCCGTGTTTCGGTGATCCGGCCGATTCTCGATCATCTCGGTCTTGACGTTGATCCAGACCACGATCAGAAACGCCTCCATACGCTCGACGATCCGGCTCTCACGCCGATCCGTGATTGGTGTACAGCAGTTGCACACGGTGAGCACACGTTCAACTCGGCACTGACTGAGTACGAAGCGCTGCTGGACACGGAGTTCGAAGCGTTCCGAGCCGAACTGGAGACGCTCGATTTAGCCGAGCAAACCATCACCGAGGACCGCGTTAATGACCTCGAGTTTTACCTCCAGTCATACGAGGTCCCGATCACCCGCGAGAACGAAGGGGTGTTGCTGGCGGATGCGAATGCCGCGACACACGTCGATCGGCCGCTGGTTTTCTACCTCGGGTTAGACGATGACTGGACTCGGACACCGTTGCGCCGGCCGTGGGTCGATGCCGACATCGAGTTCGATCGTCATCTCCGGAAGTTTCAGTTACTCCTCCAAAATGGGGCGCAACAGGAGTATCTCGTGCGGGACACCGTCGGCGGCGATTTGGTAACTCCGTGCTTCTATTTCGCGGAGCTGTTCGAGGAGTCGTTCTCACGGTTCGATGACGCCGACAGCGAGCGCTACACCGTGGCTCGCGACACAGCGACGGAGTCGTTCACTGATGACGCAGTGTCCGTTGAGCCAGACACGCTGAGTGCGCTCAGCCAATCTAGTCTCAGCACCTATGTCAACTCCCCGCGGGACTACTTTTTCGACCAGCTCGTGGACTCGCCCGACCGGGATTACTTCCGGCGCGGCAATCTCTTCCATGACTTCGCAGAGTTCTACGTCCATCACCCAGATATCCTGTCCTCGTCGTCAACTGAGGAAATCCTCGACGTGATGCTCGAAGAGATGTCACCGTTCATCCGAGACGTCGATGAGGACGTCTACCGGACACGGTTCCGCGGCGGCCTTGAAAACCTCATCGCGTTTCTCGATGAGCACGCACCGGACGCTGGCACGCTGTCGCTCGACGCGACACCCTCGGGCAACAACACGTTCTCTGCGTACTTTGACCGCCCGATCGGGTCAGACGTCACCGAACGCTGGTTCAAAAACGAAGACATCGGCATCAAGGGCTTGATCGATCTCGTGCAGTCCTCGACCCGGCTGGTCGATTACAAGTCCGGCTCGAAGAAATCCGCCTCGAAAATCGTCACCAACTCGTCGCTGTCGGAGATCTCAGACACACCGAACTTCCAGGCGCTGCTCTATCTCACCCATCAACGATCAGTCACCCCGGACGAACAACTTGAGTTCGTGTTCGTCCACTTCCTCGAGAACATCGACGACGTCGTCCGCGGCACCGCTGACCCCGATGAAACCCTCACCAAGGTCACGTACTACCCAACCACCTACGAAGAGTTCGTTCAGCGCGAGGCGATGTTCGAACAGCTCCGCGAGGACGGCTCGAACAAGTGCCAAAAGACCCTGTCACAGGTCGAGTACGCAGATTACCGCGCTGTCTTCGAGGCGGAACCAATCCCGAAGACACGCGACAACGACGAATTGATCGAGTCCGACTTCGGGGACACGTTCATCGAGCGGATGCAAGCCGTCGTCGGCGAGTACAAATACGTCAAGACAGGGTGCAAGCAAGCGATGCGCGATCTTGTCGGCGTTCGGAAGGAGAACTACTTCGCGGACGATCTCGACGCGTTTGAGGCGTTCATCGACGACCGCCTGACCGAGTTGAACGAGCGGCGCGCCGGCGCTGAGCGCTTCCCGATTGCAGACCTCGTAGACGAACCGAATTACAGGCGCGTCAATCACCGCGACCTGCTGCTGGAGGACACCCAATGA